Proteins from a genomic interval of Chryseobacterium indologenes:
- a CDS encoding alkaline phosphatase family protein: MKKILLYLMVSISMLSCNNDTDAQTKTADKYQTKNVVLLVVDGPRISETWEAPNKENIPNRVSLLSQGVFISNFKNNGTTNTNPGHSAMCSGVYENIKNNGTELPGFPSVMQQWLKFTGADKTKAWVIASKDKLEVLNDCKLADWKGKFQPSVDCGVNGNGTGYRDDLITMTKTKEVMTKYSPNVIVINLKDVDSYGHANNWNEYIKAIKTTDASIKEIWDYIQSQPAYKDKTTLIVSNDHGRHIDANGGFAEHGDDCAGCRHIEFFAMGPDFKKNATISTGNYEQIDIASTIAELLRLPMQYAKGKVIKDAFK, translated from the coding sequence ATGAAAAAGATCTTGTTGTATTTAATGGTGTCAATCTCTATGTTGTCATGCAATAATGATACGGATGCACAAACAAAAACTGCGGATAAATACCAAACAAAAAATGTAGTCCTCCTTGTTGTTGACGGGCCCCGCATTTCTGAAACCTGGGAAGCTCCCAATAAAGAAAATATTCCAAACAGAGTCAGTCTTCTCAGCCAGGGTGTATTTATCAGTAATTTTAAAAATAACGGAACTACAAATACAAACCCCGGGCATAGTGCCATGTGCTCAGGAGTCTATGAAAATATTAAAAATAATGGGACGGAATTACCAGGTTTTCCGTCTGTAATGCAGCAGTGGCTTAAATTCACCGGGGCAGATAAAACAAAAGCCTGGGTTATTGCTTCTAAAGATAAGCTGGAAGTTTTGAACGACTGTAAACTGGCAGATTGGAAAGGTAAATTCCAGCCAAGTGTAGATTGCGGAGTGAACGGAAACGGAACAGGATATCGTGATGACCTTATTACAATGACGAAAACCAAAGAGGTGATGACGAAATACAGCCCGAATGTTATCGTAATCAATCTTAAAGATGTGGATTCTTATGGCCACGCTAATAACTGGAATGAGTATATCAAAGCTATTAAAACTACAGATGCATCCATTAAAGAAATCTGGGATTACATCCAGTCACAGCCTGCCTATAAAGATAAAACTACACTTATCGTTTCTAATGACCATGGCAGACATATTGACGCCAACGGAGGTTTTGCTGAACATGGAGACGATTGTGCAGGATGCAGACATATTGAGTTCTTTGCGATGGGACCTGATTTTAAAAAGAATGCAACCATCAGTACAGGAAACTACGAACAAATTGATATTGCAAGTACTATAGCAGAACTTTTAAGACTTCCGATGCAGTATGCAAAAGGAAAAGTAATTAAAGATGCTTTTAAATAA
- a CDS encoding 30S ribosomal protein S12, protein MPTIQQLVRKGRATLAKKSKSAALDSCPQRRGVCTRVYTTTPKKPNSALRKVARVRLSNGKEVNAYIPGEGHNLQEHSIVLVRGGRVKDLPGVRYHIVRGALDTAGVNGRTQRRSKYGAKRPKPGQAAAAPAKGKKK, encoded by the coding sequence ATGCCTACTATTCAACAATTAGTAAGAAAAGGAAGAGCCACGCTTGCCAAGAAGAGCAAATCGGCTGCCCTTGATTCTTGTCCACAAAGACGTGGTGTATGTACGAGAGTATATACGACTACACCTAAGAAACCTAACTCTGCACTTAGAAAAGTAGCAAGGGTAAGACTTTCTAACGGTAAAGAAGTTAACGCCTATATCCCGGGCGAAGGACATAATCTTCAAGAGCACTCGATAGTATTGGTTAGAGGCGGAAGGGTGAAAGACCTACCGGGAGTACGTTACCACATCGTAAGAGGTGCATTAGACACAGCTGGTGTAAATGGAAGAACACAGAGAAGATCTAAGTACGGAGCTAAGAGACCTAAACCAGGACAAGCTGCTGCAGCTCCTGCAAAAGGAAAGAAAAAATAA
- the rpsG gene encoding 30S ribosomal protein S7, translated as MRKTKAKKRPLLPDPKFNDQLVTRFVNNLMLDGKKSIAFKIFYDALDIVETKKGETEKTALEIWKDALTNVMPHVEVRSRRVGGANFQIPMPIRADRKISMAMKWLISYSKKRNDKSMALKLANEVVAASREEGAAFKKKTDTHKMAEANKAFSHFKF; from the coding sequence ATGAGAAAGACAAAAGCGAAAAAAAGACCGTTGTTACCAGATCCGAAGTTTAATGATCAATTGGTAACGAGATTCGTAAACAACTTAATGCTAGACGGTAAGAAGTCTATCGCATTCAAAATTTTCTATGATGCATTAGATATCGTAGAAACTAAAAAAGGAGAAACTGAGAAAACAGCCCTTGAAATCTGGAAAGATGCATTAACAAACGTTATGCCTCACGTAGAAGTACGTTCTAGAAGAGTAGGTGGAGCTAACTTCCAGATTCCTATGCCAATCAGAGCTGACAGAAAAATTTCTATGGCAATGAAATGGTTAATTAGCTACTCTAAAAAGAGAAATGATAAGTCTATGGCTTTGAAATTAGCTAATGAAGTTGTAGCTGCTTCAAGAGAAGAAGGTGCAGCTTTCAAAAAGAAAACTGATACTCACAAAATGGCGGAAGCTAACAAAGCGTTTTCACACTTTAAATTCTAA